In Mesorhizobium sp. M9A.F.Ca.ET.002.03.1.2, the DNA window CTCGGCCCGCCTTGCGGCTTGCGCGAAGCGTTCGATGATGTGCAGGATCTCCTCATCCTCCAGCGCCCGCGGCACTTGCCAACCCGTGTCGTAGGCGATTGCCGAGGCAGACACGATCGGCCACGGGTCTTGATCGGCCTGGAGCGGGCCGCCGCCTTCCCATGGTTTCTGGTTGGAGGCCTTGCGGCCGGCATGGGCAAGCTGCGTGCCGAACCTGGTGCCGGGGGCGGCGACGCGCCTGGCAGCATCCAGCGCGCGCCGGGCGGCGGCCTCGTTGTCGTCGGAATAAAGGCCGAGGCAGCCATGCGAGATGCGGCCGCGCCGCTCGACGTCGGTCATCTCGACGGTGACCATGCCGGCGCCGGACATCGCCAGGTTCATCCAGTGGTGCAGGTGCCAGTCGCTGGCGGAGCCGTCATCGGCGGAATACTGGCACATCGGCGCGACCGCGATGCGGTTGGGAAAGGCGAGGCCGTCAAGCGTGATCGGCTGGAAAAGCGATGTGGTCATGGAAAACTCCGGGGAGGGGACTGTCGCTATTTAGGCAATGGATCGCGCCCGCGCCAGACACGAGGCGGTGAAGTGTTGCTCTGGACAGCTTAAACATTCCGAAGCAGGCGCCGTCGGCGAGGGCTGCCGATCTCCCCCCTCGAGGGGGGAGATCGGACGGCACGCCGGCCTTCGCCAATCTCAAGCCCCTGCAACCTGAAGCGATTGCCCGTCGCTCCCCGGCTGCCATTGCTGTCGGGATTGCGCGGAGGCCGGTTCGCGGCTACGCCTCTTGCCGGCAGCACGGAGTTCACCATGGAAGACCGCATTCGCATCCGCTCGGAGGAAGTCCTTTCCGACGACTGGGCCGTCCTGAAGAAGACCGTCCTCGATTATCGCCGGCGCGACGGGCAATGGGAGACACAGATCCGCCAGACCTACGATCGCGGCGACGGTGCGGTGATCCTGCCTTACGACCCGGAGCGCTCGACGGTTCTGCTCGTGCGGCAGTTCCGCTACCCCGCCTACGTCACCGGCCACCGCGAGCCGCTGATCGAGGCCTGCGCCGGTCTGCTCGACGAAAACGATCCCGAAACCTGCATCCGCAAGGAGGCGGAGGAGGAACTCGGCTACCGCCTGAAGGACGTGGAACGGCTGTTCGCGCCCTATATGAGCCCCGGCAGCGTGACCGAGCGGCTCTGGTTCTTCGTCGCGCGCTATTCGCCCGCCGACCGCATCTCGGCCGGCGGCGGCGCGCCTGACGAGGGCGAAGATATCGAGGTTCTGGAAATGCCGCTCGACGAGGCTTTGGCCGGCATCGCCGACGGCCGCATCATCGACGCCAAGACGATCATCCTGATCCAGCACCTGAAGCTGAACCCGATCCGGGCTTGATTCGCCGGAACCTGGCTGCGCCGGCAGGGTCGCGCCGGTGTTGCTGGTGCGGACGGCGGGGATCGAACCCGCACGGATTGCTCCGAGGGATTTTAAGTCCCTTGCGTCTACCAATTCCGCCACGTCCGCAGGCCAGCCCTTTTCAGCCGCCAGACCAAGGCCGTCAAGCTGTCTTCTGCCATCCGTGGCTTGGACGGTGCCTTTACTTCGCGTCGATGTAGTCGAGCACCGACCGGCTATACTCATCCGGCGCCTGCAGCGAGGCGAAATGGCTGAGGTTGGGCAGGGTGATGAGCTTGGCGCCTTGTATCGCCCCGGTTATGTATTGGGTGTGCTCGCGCTTGCTAAAACCGGCTACAAATCCGCTGTGGCGGCGGGTCAACAGCATAGCTGCCGTCACCCGCCAGCGGCATTTTCCCTCTCGCCGGCAGGGGCCAAACACCCCTGAGATTCAAAAACAAGATTGTTTCCATCTGGAACTATTTCGGGGTGGCTGAGTTTCGGACTGAAGCTACTGGAATCCCGAACATGGCAGAGTTTGACACAGGACGAGGGAAGTCTGTTGCCAAAGCCGTACGGCAATTGATCCGTTCCGAGGATAATCGCCGGTATTTACACGACGTGCTGGACCTGGCTGCTGACTCACGAGTGCCCAGCGCCCTTGCCGCATTGCTCGAGGCGCTTGATCGGGCCGGGCGGGAACCATCTCCGCAATCCCGGAGCCTGAACGTGCGATGACCGGGTAAAACACGCCAATCTTCTCCTCCATCCCCATGGCTCAACGCTACGACATTGAGAAGACGCCTGAAGGCACGTGGGACATCATCGATGTTTTCACGGGGATGCCGGTTGTTGAGGTGGGGGTCCCCTTGATCGATATGCCCATCGAAGAGGCCGACGATCTGGTCGACCTTCTCAACTGCCGCGACAGGGAACATCGGGAGGACACTTAACGCCGCGTCCCGGACCGAGGTCCGCCGCCAAAGCGCATCTCCGTTCGAAGGAAGCGTTCCCTCGGCCGTCAAGCCGTCTTCTGCCATCCGTGGCTTGGTGCCTTTACTTCGCGTCGATGAAGTCGAGCACCGACTGGTTGTATTCGTCTGGCGCCTGCAGCGAGGCGAAATGGCTGGCATTGGGCAGGATGATCTCCTTGGCGCCGGGGATGACCGAGGCCATGTAGTCGGTGTGCTCGCGCTTGATCGCTTCGTCATGGTCGCCGGCAACGATCGCCGTCGGGGTGGTGATCGTGCCGAGCTGTTCCTTGGTCCACGCCGGCTGCGTCGCCCACATGTGGCTGATCTGCGTCACGAAGGCGTCGTACTCGCCGGGCGTCTTGGAAAGCCGGGCGTAGTCCTTGCCGCTGCGCACGATATAGGCGCCGAAGGTCTTGTCGGTCATGACGCCCGGATCGACGCCGTCGGTGGTCACGTTGGCGGCCTGCGCATAGAGCCTTGTCAGCCGCTCCGGATGGTGGAGCGCGATGTCGATGCCGATGATGCCGCCGTCGCTCCAGCCGACAAGCGCGATTCTGTCGATCTTCAGGTGGTCGAGCAGCGCCAGATAGTCCGATGCCATCAAATCGTAGCCAAAGGGCTGATCGGTGCGGGTGGAGCGGCCGTGGCCGCGGCTGTCGGCGACGATCACCTTGTGGGTTTTGGACAGCGTCGCCACCTGGCTTGCCCAGATGTCGGCATGGCCAAGGCCGCCATGGATGAGCAGCACCGGTTCGCCCGCGCCGAAGACCGCATAGTACATCTGGATGCCGTTGACCGGTGCGTAGCCGCTCTGGTCGGGCTTTGGCATGGCGGTCGGCTCAGGCAGGGTCTGCCAGCGCTCTTCAGCCGAGGCGAAGCCGGCCATGACCAGAAACAGGGTGACGAAACCGAGCGCTTTCCAGAAACGGGTCATGTGTTCCCCCCAGGGATTGCGGATTTGGGATTTCGGATTGTCGATCCAACAT includes these proteins:
- a CDS encoding NUDIX domain-containing protein, producing the protein MEDRIRIRSEEVLSDDWAVLKKTVLDYRRRDGQWETQIRQTYDRGDGAVILPYDPERSTVLLVRQFRYPAYVTGHREPLIEACAGLLDENDPETCIRKEAEEELGYRLKDVERLFAPYMSPGSVTERLWFFVARYSPADRISAGGGAPDEGEDIEVLEMPLDEALAGIADGRIIDAKTIILIQHLKLNPIRA
- a CDS encoding alpha/beta fold hydrolase → MTRFWKALGFVTLFLVMAGFASAEERWQTLPEPTAMPKPDQSGYAPVNGIQMYYAVFGAGEPVLLIHGGLGHADIWASQVATLSKTHKVIVADSRGHGRSTRTDQPFGYDLMASDYLALLDHLKIDRIALVGWSDGGIIGIDIALHHPERLTRLYAQAANVTTDGVDPGVMTDKTFGAYIVRSGKDYARLSKTPGEYDAFVTQISHMWATQPAWTKEQLGTITTPTAIVAGDHDEAIKREHTDYMASVIPGAKEIILPNASHFASLQAPDEYNQSVLDFIDAK